TTTAGCACAACTGCTGTAACATATTtcactgtatatttaataatgtataTAGAATACTTTATAccgtatatatttttttatatattttagctgtatatttatgttttctATGCTATGACTAATTTCTGGAAGTTTTTAAGAATTGTCCTTTGCTGTtgtttgatatacagtatattgcaccAAAACCAATGGATAACCCCGTAACTATAGTTTTTGCCAAAATGATACAGTCACTACTATAAACCATAATAAATTCAATTTGGATCTCCATGTTGTGTGTATTGCTGGCAGATTTTTCTGTTTGATAGTTTCATGACCGTTTTGGCTAATACCAAGCTACCACAGTCATGATGTAGAAGCAGTAACTGTGACATTTTGGCAGATACTGGGGTTATAATGGTCATTTTTTGTAGGTGTTGTGTCAGGACTATAACAATTAATATCATGCATGCGCTTTTGTGTTTGACAGGAAAAGTCATCCTGGAAAAGTATTTTGCCTCCACAATACGTCTCCAGAATTTCTCAAAGAATTATTTCAGTCTGTGAAAACAGAAAATCACACGCTCTACTGAGCTAAAACTGAATACGTTAAAAACTTCCTGTTCTTCCAAATAAACATGAGCAGGGAACATGCAGAGTTCTGAGAAACTGCTTCAGATATTGGCGCAAAGATGCGTTTTAATATAGATGCCATGTGGTTTGTTCTTGCCACATGTATTCGACATTGAATGTGAATTGAACCCGAAGGTGATGTTTGGATACGCCATACTGTAAATGCACATAATAGcatgtaaaatatatacttGTCCGAACAATGCTTTTCAGTCTTTTGATGCAAAACTTGATATCTGCTCAATTAAAAAATGTCTATGGAATTTCTTATCAAAATTACTTTAATGGtagcaataaatatgttcaaGGCACCCTCACCATTTTATAAGATTACATCTACATAACAATATTACGAGCGACATTGCCTTCCTTTAAAGACAACAGTCAGATGTTGAAATAATACAGAGTAATTTATGAGCGTCACCATCATGCTAAGTGTAGTCCATATAAGCACTTCTACACAACCAGGACAAGGTCTGAAAGAGAGGCTTTCGACCACCAACACATTTCTTGGACTGTTCTTGGAAAGCATCTGTAGTTTCCAGTCACGCAAATGTCCATTGGCCAATTTTTGTCTTTCATGGTTTCACGTTGGAATGTTGCTAAATGTTTTTGACCAAACGTCCAGGCTTTGAATAGACATCAGTGTAGCGTTCTGTAATTCTTATCAAAATACCAAACAACACTCCAAACGGCACACATTACATTtgaatgtaccgtatatatactGTGTGATGAGAAAAAAGCTTCTAtgtacagttttgttttatgaaaatcGTTCTATAGATAAAACTGTCAGAGCACTCTCAGCAAGCACTGAACTGAACGATTTTCCCCTCCGATTGACAGGATTGTGTCAGCGTTTGGTGGCACCTTTATCCATCATGTTTTAGCTATTGATCAGTTAGATGAAGATTCCCAAGCTCAGTATGTTTACAACAACCAGAAGACTCGTTGAAGAATACAGTGCATTTGCAGAACTTGTCTTTGGTCCCGTTGAACGTTCACTTTGGGAACTGTAGCGTAGCTCCAACCCTGTCGCTGTACTACAACGCACCATTGGCGTCTGAAAGGACGTTGGCCTTTTCGCAGGTCGGTCCGGGCTGGATCCATCCGTAGGCCGTTCCCCAACAAACAACAAGGGCTGCCCCTTATGATCCACCTCCATTTTAAACAACTCGTACTCTTTGTGGGGAAGTCCAATTGCCAGCGCCTCGCAACCATCCGTCCAGGTTACGTCTTGCTCAACACCTATTTCCCAATCGCCCACCTCCCCGCAACTTCCATTTTGCGATGAATTTAATTCCCGCAACAACGCCCGCTCAAACACAACCAATTTTGCCCGTGTCACTTTGAAAACAAGCTCGGTGGCGCCACGTACTTTCACAGAGTTCCCTGTTTTGACATAATGCCCTGATGCAGACAGTGTAAAGCTAGGATGCCGGCACATTGGGTCGGAGTAATGTTGGTAGGTACCCTCCCAAGTGCGTTGCTCCTCATTGAAAGCAAAAAGACGGGTGAGAAAGAGGATGGATGGACGGGACTCGCAGCGTTGGCTCACCCAGCGCCCGTTCAGATCCAGAGGGATGGATGTAGGTGAGGGTAGAACAGGCGGATGGTGTTCAGAGCCTCGGTATACAAGTGCACACACTGGACATGGGTGGATGTGatgctgaaaataaaataaagcattttataagtttaataataatatgtttgtGTACACTGTGAAGTGGTGGGCTGTTTCAACCTGAATAAACTCAGCCGTTGGTTGAGAACATGGCAACATTTGGCCCAacaatgagttgaaacaacccaacgtAGGTTCATGTAAACCCAACGTTTGAGTTTgcccatttttgacccaaccattGGTTTAAACAAGAGTTTAAGCAAGATTAACTTCAAGCTGGTCTTAACTCTCACCATAGCGTTCTGTAGAGGCTCCTGATATCCAGTCGGTCTATGATGAACCCTTTCATTCCAGTCCGTGTGTACATCCCCTAAGAACAGCTCCTTCGCTGGCCTACTGTGAGAAGGATGATGGGTCTCGACCCTTAGCAACTCCAGCTCCATCATGGAGAACCCAAAGGCGCCCAAGCAGTCCTTCTCTTCTTTGGAATTAAAGAGTTCATACAACCGATGACGCACCAGGTGTTCACCAGCTTTGAGACCCAGACATGAAGACGGCAGACGGGTAGAGAGATGATGGATGGCCTTTTGGCTATGAACGACCATTCCTACTTTATGGAGCTGGTGCTCCGCCTCAGTCGCACCGTGGGTGATCCAGGAGGCCTGGCGGAGTCTCAGTTTTCCACGGATCACGAGGGAGTAGGAAGGCGTGTGGCAGTCGCTATCAGAGTAGTAGTGCTGGAGAGCTCGGAGGAGACGCGCTGGGCTTTGGTTGAAGGTGTAGGATCGAGTGAGGAATTCTGGACCGGGTCGCACCTCACACCTGAGAGACAGgagtttttgttgttattttttatttttatgttatagtGATAATATATCAAAACTCTTACACATAGAATtatgtacacacataaaaaaggtgcttctatagcatcgaagaacctttaacatgaTCTGAAGAACctgtttctgtttcacaaaaggttctttgtggcgaaaacagattataaaaaagtaagaaatagatggttctttaaagaacctttgacagaatggttctttgtggaactaaaaatggttcttctggcatcgctgtgaaaaaccttttaagtacctttatttttaagagtttatatAGGCCTAGTTTAATATCATGTATCAATTATAGTATTTACAATTATCAAAATGAATGTGCAGAAAAGCAATGATATGTGATCTTAATGTACAATTTGACAGAAAGTGTTTTGGTTCTTCTACCTGCTTGACACCCAGTGGCCGTCTAGCTTTGGCGGTATGGTGGCTGTGATTCTTGCCTCGTTCTGCAGGTGGCGTAGATGAGCCTGGCACTGGGGTTCCCAAAACAGCTTTGTGCTAAGGTTACCGTTGGGTGTGAGGGGGGCGGTGGGCACCTCCCACAGCTTGGTGCCCTTcacacacaaaactgaaaaGAAACAGAAGGAAATGATCAGATGTCTGTTAACCTGACAGTGTGTGAGATTTAATTCAAGTCTGAATTATAGCTACTCGTGTATGCTTTAATAGCATTTCATCAAGTTGTCCTGAAGCATATGGAAACTATTTTATATCAAACTGTGGTTTAGGCTTTGACAGGGAACCCATCTTTTTAGGGGCTTaactatttgtttttatttggcaTTATTGCAGTTGTGAACCACATGGTAGACTTTTGCATGTGATGTGTCTTGAGTCAAagggattttttatttgtttaattattgacCAGGTGGAAATTGTTGGATTTATTTAAGTCTGAACACTTTGAAAATTGTTAAAATTATTTGCTTTTTGCAGTTTCATGTCGGTAGCAAAAATagtgtacatttttaaaactaaaggTGCTAACAAGAGATCTTTGCAGCAAAGAACTAGTTCTTCCCTTTTTATAGTTTGTAGAACCTTTTTTACAAAGAACAGAAAGGTTCAGTGGTTGTTAAAGGTTTAATAGcattaaaggaattgttcagttaaaaataaaaaatatatcattattcattcaccctcatctggttgtaaacctgtatatgaatgtttttctgtggaacacaaaagaagatattttgagaaatgtgtcagtggtaTGTGttgatacaatgaaagtcaatggggtcccaaattgttgggttaccaacaaaatatattctttgtgttccacagaacaaagaaagccaaacaggtttagaatgacatgaaggtgaatggATAATGaaggaattttaatttttgtgtgaactatccctttaacaacacACATAAGCTAAACAACAAACAGGAATCCTTTAGTACTAAGAGAGTGatggaaaatatatatatatatatatataaaatttgACAAAGTTTGCCAAAATtcaatgtttgaatgtttttaaaaacctttgTTTAAAGGGCTTTTGTAGGCATAGATGTTAAGCCAGTCCTAATCAAGCAATTATGTGGATTTTAGTTGCTTTTGCCAGTCTGAAACCATTTCACAACGTCCAAGTTTGCAACACTGCTCCTGGTCTCTTCTCATGACTCTGCAGCCACATTtccatataaattaaatctttaaaaatatttgaaaacactTCAAAAAGCTTCAGTTTCTCTGTGCAAcagcaataaaaaaactaaaagaagAACATTTCACTTTCTTTATGGTCCATAAACGTGATTCTGTTGAAGTGGATGTGGTTGACGGATTTTGCATTTCTGTAATTTTCCATGTAATGAAACGCGATGAGGTCGATTAGAGCCACATATAGAATATAGATCCTAATCCTGCTCCGACCACGTTTTGTGGTAAAAGGGGTGAGGGGGTTACAGGTTTGGCACGTCACTTCAATCAAGCGACGTCTTCAAGGGGGTGGGAAGGGATGTTTGCAGCCGGCCAATGATAACAACAATTTTTGACACTTTCTTTTAAACGGATTGAAATGCAAACACACTCCGAGCGTGTGAGGACTGAGGTTAGCAAACACGGTACTGGGCAGCTTTGTTTGAGTTTTAAATCTCCTTCCCGTAGACCTGACCACAGACCTGTCCTTGAGTAAGATCTTTTATGGCGTAGTGAACCTAAtgagcagagaaagagagagagagcggaggATTTTGAAAGAGGTTGTGTTGGGAAAATTTGTTGAGTGCATGCAGAGGAGTGTTTTACAATGATACAAATAAATGTGCTCTTatatcaaatttatttattatttaggaCCTTGTTTTTTTCTGGAAGATGTCAAACAAGAAATTATTGCAATGTAGGGGACGTAACCTCACAAAAACATGTCTAGATCACATTTCaccaaatacaaataaaaaagaaagaaatacaaatattcATGTTTCATGAACTGACATTTtacttatgttttttttgtaatccTCTTTATCCTGAATATAGTGATTCACTTTACTAGCTATAATAGTGTAATTTGTATACATAATTTAATCAAATACTACTTGTAGTCATATTCAATAAGCAGTTTGTGCACACCATCAAAAGAAGTGTTTTTCAATGCACACTGCATGTTTTATAAAACCATCTGTTAATATTTTAGGATTCGCACATTTTTTGCCTTCAAAGGCAAGGCTTTGATGCTGAACGAAAACACTTTACAAAGAAGGACTGTATATACTGAGTCATGTCACCATCTTGTAACAGTAGAAACAGCTCGATTCATAATAGTTTTATTAGTCTAAATCAGTTAAATAAATAAGGGTTTTATTTCCATTTGTTAACTGTGCTCTCTAAACCCATCTGATTGCATTTATTGAGCATGTCAGAGGTTGTTTGCTGTCTAAATGAGGGAATTATTTCCTCATGCTGTTTGGAAAGAATCCACGCTCTTCTGCACTAAGGGATATTTTCCGATGTTAAGCtaagatttaaaaacaacagatCTGTTGCCTACACTTTAGCAACATGATAATGTTAAAtgcagtttgtgtgttttattattgtgttattttgaTAGTTACACAGGGCCTTAATCAAGCtgattttcttttgtctttttttattttaggcaGGCCTGTTTTATATTACATGCGTTTGGATAACGTTTTGCTTGCAGTTACACAATTGACCCTATTTACTGGTTTAATACATGCTCCTTGTTTTGTGGATGATTCATACAGATGATATGCACATAATTGCCCTATAACAATCCTATAGACAATTCGTTTTACAGTTAGCAGTGCTATAATGTATACATCCTATGGAAAATTTGCAAAActctaaaacaatgcaaaattgaaaATGTTAAAAGGAACCTTGGATATAGAGAGATATGCATAGCATATGGCttattatattaacaatggcattgactttataaatgtgaaataaaaaaaacagtgtaactgtcacagtattcatataCTTTACAATACCTTACAAATTTAATGGGAGGCCGCCATTTTCAAGTCAAAATCTGTGACGTCATATGGTTACAACCTAAACCCGTTCTCTTAACGCTACAGcaaagcacacacgttttccacatataacagtaaaatatgagacgtcgaacataagatcagatatataaatacacagggacagtaggtggcggtatgtcctcttgacacaagccagcctgcctgccataaaagaagaatgcgTTCAGTAAGcgtctgttcaaggtaaacatgcattaaatcatagcttcaAACTACCGTCTTTAAGACAGTTAAGACTATTAAAGACATCGTCATCCACCATTATCGTATACTTTACGCATAATGAGAAAATATAAACACGATATTAAGATGGTTGCgatttggttatttattctgtattagagcacacgtgaatttAGCCCCGTCAGCGAAtgaccgagagagagaagacaataggCTACTGATGtgaatcaacatcaaaaagtcaaaatctggataaaattaattttataatggctaaaaacatcgtgtatataTTAAATTCGCAATggttttggttattaatatgtatgtttgtattgtttctgaacaacaatattaaaatgtatgaaaatacaacaaatcgcGTCTTTATATTCTTAGCattgtttttatatgtatttttatcATACAGCACCTTTTATTTAcagaagaactgattagtgtgtcggtgttcAGTTTGACTGactgtgcgtgcaaccattttacgtcatcgaagaagaacatggcggcctcctcaGGTATCCTAATATTTTAgtttctttaaaaagaaaaacctaAACGCAATACTCAtttatatttgatgtgtttctaacgacaaatgctagtagtgtaaggctattagaATTAacgtattaagccatacatctctctataccctgGGTTCCTTTTAAGTAAATCAAAACGTTGATTTGGTGGCTGACGTCAGCAAAAGCATCGCCCCTCCCACCAGCTCCAATGCTTTCTACAATCCAGTCAAAATCCACAGATAAAATTCTTGCCCGCCAAAATATATCACACATTACGTGAGTAACCGTGGGTTGCAAAAACTGTTTTAGGTAGACTTTAATAGTTGCTTGTCATGCTTTGGTCTCTGTTATGAAGTACGGGAGTTTAGGGTTGCGGTTTCTATGGTTGTTTAACATTTGTAGAAATTGTtttaatgaaacacaactgtACAACGTGCATAAGGATGTAATAAAAATGGTTTACATTTAAGTAAACAACTCGTTTCCGCCATAACGAGGTGAGAGCGGCTCGTCTAAACCCATTCAAAGAGTCAATTCACAACTTGTTTTAAGTCGTACTTATTTTTGTATCGTCTCTCTACTTAttaatttgaagaaaaaaaaatatgtacaaGGAACCCAAGCAAGGTGTTCGTCTTTTGACGTAAGTTATTCATTCCTTTAGCAAGAGACACGCAGTGACGTATCTCGTGCATTTCCGACGTCTGTCCCAGGTAAGTTTGCTGTACATGATATTAACCAGCAGAGGGGGCTGCGGTCGAAAGTGTGTGTGGTCTCGAGAGGAGAGCCAAAGTAAAGCAACCTGTCTTAATATCCCCTGCATATAACACACACTGGAGACATTGATTTATTGAAGAAGAGAGACTGGGAAATGGGCCTCTGACCggttaatttgtttgtttttatttgtcatttcacATTTagctgcttctctctctccccccatTAATGCGTCAGTCCTGAgttaccaaaaataaaaaatcctgcttttattttattttcccgCAGTTAGTTGCAGCCAGCACAAAACAcctgcatgtttttttattaacaacattTTCCCGGCACTCATTTTTGGGCATGAATACATTTGGTAGTGTGTTtttgaaatatgacaaaaatttAGTGTAAAAATCatgacaaaatgtttctttCTTTACCTTACATTGGAATTCCATGTAAATACTATGGTGCGCTGAAAATCATTTAATCATCTTTTtacatgatttaaaatgaagTAGAAAGATGAAGAATAAAAGAAGCCCTTTGGAACATTCTTTAAATCATGCCGTGATCACATAGATCATCAGGTTTTGCACAAGCTCGGCTGTCATGAAAGCATAAAAAGGAACATACCGAGCACTAACACATTCTAAAATTCATGATCATTCTTCATTTTAACGTTTCACTAGAGATTATTATTGTACCAAGTATTGTGCCTGCTTCTCGCATCAGATTCCTGTATGAAACTGCTTTTGTGCAGCCCACTCCTCACTCCCACCAACCCCAGCGTTGATAGCGTTCCCTGATGAAAAAAATCACCACCATTTACACCTCATTTACTTCACAGAGAGCTCAGATTCCATgcactctctcttcctctctctctgtcactttATCTTTGTCTGATGAAGTACAGTCA
The Triplophysa rosa linkage group LG7, Trosa_1v2, whole genome shotgun sequence genome window above contains:
- the apcdd1l gene encoding protein APCDD1-like, translated to MAGERLFHLLRRFWMVCLVQVLCVKGTKLWEVPTAPLTPNGNLSTKLFWEPQCQAHLRHLQNEARITATIPPKLDGHWVSSRCEVRPGPEFLTRSYTFNQSPARLLRALQHYYSDSDCHTPSYSLVIRGKLRLRQASWITHGATEAEHQLHKVGMVVHSQKAIHHLSTRLPSSCLGLKAGEHLVRHRLYELFNSKEEKDCLGAFGFSMMELELLRVETHHPSHSRPAKELFLGDVHTDWNERVHHRPTGYQEPLQNAMHHIHPCPVCALVYRGSEHHPPVLPSPTSIPLDLNGRWVSQRCESRPSILFLTRLFAFNEEQRTWEGTYQHYSDPMCRHPSFTLSASGHYVKTGNSVKVRGATELVFKVTRAKLVVFERALLRELNSSQNGSCGEVGDWEIGVEQDVTWTDGCEALAIGLPHKEYELFKMEVDHKGQPLLFVGERPTDGSSPDRPAKRPTSFQTPMVRCSTATGLELRYSSQSERSTGPKTSSANALYSSTSLLVVVNILSLGIFI